A single genomic interval of Alteromonas sp. CI.11.F.A3 harbors:
- the sppA gene encoding signal peptide peptidase SppA: MAAKGNWTKSLFIGLWTVLNFTRKLFFNVIFLVIFVGIIIAITSQEDDQLTVKANSALLLTLNGQLVIEKETVDPFEQFLQDAMGSEPDNPEVLVRDVVKVIENAKQDRRIKALVLDLQGLSGGGLDKLRTVARAINDFKTSEKPVYAIGDYYTKEQYYLAAHANQVYLNPMGSLLLDGYGRYGMYFKDFLEKLKVTTHIFRVGTYKSAVEPLIRNDMSEAAKEAERKWLDGYWQQYKEDVAAARGIPLSNFDETLEGLLAKFEQAGGDFANYALQNNWVDALKTREDVRVELTDLVGENEDNHGVNVTHFNTYLKVVNPPLPSINSDIDQVAIVVAKGTILNGNQKAGTIGGDSTARLLRKARLDENVKAVVLQIDSPGGSTLGSEIIRQEVLELKNAGKPVVVSMSTYAASGGYWIAANADRIFASPSTITGSIGVFGMFMTYENSLDYLGIHSDGVGSNELAGFSAVRPLAPEFGQILQRNVETSYGNFLSLVSNARDMTVDEVDDVAQGRVWIGTDALELGLVDELGTLEDAVNAAAEFAALDNYDTFYVQRTLSAQELFWKEFFGQAFTFVGKWQFANSDSALINEFKRVLGEFDIFNELNDPMGTYILCLQCQVE; encoded by the coding sequence ATGGCAGCCAAAGGAAACTGGACTAAATCCTTATTTATTGGCCTGTGGACGGTTTTAAACTTCACCCGTAAGCTTTTTTTCAACGTCATTTTTCTGGTGATTTTTGTTGGCATAATCATCGCGATTACCTCTCAAGAAGATGACCAACTTACGGTAAAAGCCAATAGTGCGCTTTTACTTACCTTGAACGGACAACTTGTTATTGAAAAAGAAACTGTCGACCCGTTTGAACAGTTTTTACAAGATGCCATGGGTTCAGAGCCTGACAATCCAGAAGTACTTGTGCGTGATGTGGTAAAAGTTATTGAAAACGCTAAGCAAGACCGACGGATTAAAGCATTAGTATTAGACCTTCAAGGTTTATCTGGCGGCGGTTTAGATAAACTTCGCACGGTAGCGCGAGCCATCAACGATTTTAAAACCTCTGAAAAGCCTGTGTATGCCATTGGTGATTATTACACCAAAGAACAGTACTACCTTGCAGCGCATGCGAATCAGGTTTATCTCAATCCTATGGGTTCATTACTGCTAGATGGCTATGGTCGTTATGGCATGTATTTCAAAGATTTCTTGGAAAAGCTTAAAGTGACTACGCACATTTTCCGTGTAGGTACTTATAAGTCTGCCGTAGAACCACTTATTCGCAACGATATGTCTGAAGCAGCTAAAGAAGCTGAGCGTAAATGGTTAGACGGTTACTGGCAGCAATATAAAGAAGACGTTGCCGCTGCCCGTGGCATTCCGCTTTCCAACTTTGATGAAACACTAGAAGGCTTGTTGGCTAAGTTTGAACAAGCTGGCGGTGATTTTGCCAATTACGCTTTACAAAATAATTGGGTAGATGCACTTAAAACCCGTGAAGATGTTCGCGTAGAACTTACTGATCTTGTGGGCGAAAACGAAGACAATCACGGTGTTAACGTCACTCACTTTAACACCTACTTAAAAGTCGTTAATCCTCCCCTACCTTCTATCAACAGTGACATCGACCAAGTTGCGATTGTAGTAGCAAAGGGCACTATTTTAAACGGCAATCAAAAAGCCGGCACCATTGGCGGCGACAGTACCGCACGCTTATTGCGTAAAGCACGTTTAGATGAAAACGTTAAAGCAGTAGTACTGCAAATAGATTCGCCAGGGGGCAGCACATTAGGTTCAGAGATTATTCGCCAAGAAGTACTTGAGTTGAAAAACGCAGGTAAACCGGTTGTGGTTTCTATGAGCACGTATGCTGCATCAGGCGGTTACTGGATTGCAGCAAACGCTGACCGCATATTTGCTAGCCCAAGCACTATTACTGGCTCTATCGGGGTATTCGGTATGTTTATGACATACGAAAACTCGCTTGATTACTTAGGCATTCACAGTGATGGCGTTGGCTCGAATGAACTAGCAGGCTTTTCAGCAGTACGCCCTCTTGCGCCAGAATTTGGCCAAATTTTGCAACGTAATGTTGAAACGAGTTACGGCAACTTCCTATCTTTAGTATCGAACGCTCGAGATATGACGGTAGATGAAGTAGATGACGTTGCACAAGGTCGTGTATGGATTGGTACCGACGCCCTAGAGCTTGGATTAGTTGATGAGCTAGGTACGTTAGAAGACGCGGTTAATGCGGCGGCAGAATTCGCTGCACTAGATAACTACGACACTTTCTATGTTCAGCGTACACTTTCAGCACAAGAGCTGTTTTGGAAAGAGTTCTTTGGTCAAGCCTTTACGTTTGTTGGAAAGTGGCAGTTTGCTAATTCAGACTCTGCGTTAATCAATGAATTTAAACGAGTACTTGGCGAGTTCGATATCTTTAACGAACTGAACGATCCCATGGGTACCTATATTCTTTGCTTGCAGTGCCAAGTAGAATAA
- the yfbV gene encoding terminus macrodomain insulation protein YfbV, translating into MSQSVITMLKDGQHYMKTWPVKKELYAYFPECRVVAATRFAIKTMPPVAILSCALLLQNMGTDYIPQTITIGAFFLSLPLQGLLWLGHRSNQYLPPQLNSWYQDIHSKMRSEGCNVSSVKSKPKYKELAALLKTAFNDLDNVFTKHWFR; encoded by the coding sequence ATGTCACAGTCTGTGATTACAATGCTAAAAGATGGCCAGCACTATATGAAAACTTGGCCCGTCAAAAAAGAACTGTATGCCTACTTCCCCGAATGCCGGGTAGTTGCCGCCACGCGTTTTGCTATTAAAACCATGCCGCCTGTGGCAATACTTTCGTGTGCATTGTTACTTCAGAATATGGGCACAGACTATATTCCGCAAACCATCACCATAGGTGCTTTCTTTTTAAGCCTTCCGCTACAAGGGTTATTGTGGTTGGGTCATCGTTCAAACCAATACCTACCACCGCAATTAAACAGCTGGTATCAAGATATTCACAGTAAAATGCGATCAGAAGGTTGCAACGTATCGTCGGTTAAATCGAAACCGAAATATAAAGAGTTAGCAGCGTTACTCAAAACCGCATTTAACGATTTAGATAACGTATTTACTAAACATTGGTTCCGCTAA
- a CDS encoding arginyltransferase encodes MRFGITQSFDCSYLPNQQEQLLVYAESDNQLAWRYGQLIQVGFRRSGEQIYRPHCPDCHACESVRIPVVTFRPSKSQKRILNRNQHFVVTSAKSANHLYYPLYEKYICARHTDGSMYPPSSEQFENFILCEWKRPQFIEAYDGDTLIAVAVTDTIDNGEEHQALSALYTFYDPDYHSSSLGTWMIMMQIEQAKQQERDFVYLGYYVEECQKMSYKHKFYPYEQFSGNKWHRFDKKPA; translated from the coding sequence GTGAGATTTGGAATTACGCAATCTTTTGATTGTAGCTATTTGCCCAATCAACAAGAACAATTACTGGTTTATGCTGAATCAGATAACCAGCTTGCGTGGCGTTACGGTCAACTTATTCAAGTAGGGTTTAGACGCAGTGGCGAGCAAATCTACCGCCCACACTGCCCAGACTGTCATGCCTGTGAATCGGTAAGAATACCTGTGGTTACGTTTCGTCCTTCGAAAAGTCAAAAACGCATTCTTAATCGCAATCAGCATTTTGTGGTAACCAGCGCCAAGAGCGCCAATCATTTATATTACCCGTTGTACGAGAAGTACATTTGCGCCCGTCACACCGATGGCAGCATGTACCCGCCTTCTAGCGAACAGTTTGAAAACTTTATTTTGTGCGAATGGAAACGCCCACAGTTTATTGAAGCCTACGATGGCGATACGTTAATTGCGGTGGCAGTAACAGACACCATCGACAATGGTGAAGAGCATCAAGCCTTATCGGCACTTTATACTTTTTACGATCCTGATTACCATTCATCGTCTCTTGGGACGTGGATGATCATGATGCAAATCGAACAGGCAAAGCAACAAGAACGAGATTTCGTATACTTAGGGTATTATGTAGAAGAATGTCAAAAAATGTCTTATAAGCACAAATTTTACCCTTATGAGCAATTTTCTGGCAACAAATGGCACCGTTTTGATAAAAAACCTGCTTAA
- the infA gene encoding translation initiation factor IF-1 translates to MAKEDCIEMEGTVQDTLPNTMFRVELENGHVVTAHISGKMRKNYIRILTGDKVTVEMTPYDLTKGRIIYRAR, encoded by the coding sequence ATGGCAAAAGAAGATTGTATTGAAATGGAAGGTACGGTTCAAGACACCCTACCTAATACTATGTTCCGTGTTGAACTAGAGAATGGTCACGTAGTGACAGCACACATTTCTGGTAAGATGCGTAAAAACTATATCCGAATTCTTACTGGCGATAAGGTCACTGTTGAGATGACTCCTTATGACCTAACAAAAGGTCGTATCATTTATCGCGCCAGATAA
- a CDS encoding SprT family zinc-dependent metalloprotease, with translation MADAVEGCYQRADKYFKRTFPRPALTFRRSGKNAGTAFLQQNRINLHPELFKQNEQEFIEDVIPHEVSHLLTWQLFKKVKPHGVEWQAIMIDVFNRPAKATHSFDVEGVIGKQFSYACLCSSHQLTIRRHNKILKGAQYKCRKCNGVLVEEKMVS, from the coding sequence ATTGCTGATGCTGTAGAAGGCTGCTACCAACGCGCTGATAAATATTTTAAGCGTACATTTCCCCGCCCTGCGCTTACCTTTAGACGCTCTGGTAAAAATGCTGGCACCGCGTTTCTACAACAAAATCGCATTAATTTGCACCCCGAATTATTTAAACAGAACGAACAGGAATTCATAGAAGATGTTATTCCTCATGAAGTGAGTCATTTGCTTACTTGGCAGTTGTTCAAGAAGGTAAAGCCCCACGGCGTGGAATGGCAAGCCATTATGATTGATGTGTTTAACCGTCCGGCTAAAGCTACCCACAGTTTTGATGTTGAAGGCGTTATTGGCAAGCAGTTCAGCTATGCCTGCCTTTGCAGTTCACACCAGCTGACAATAAGACGACATAATAAAATTTTGAAAGGGGCGCAGTACAAGTGCCGAAAATGTAATGGCGTGCTTGTAGAAGAGAAAATGGTGAGTTAG
- the trxB gene encoding thioredoxin-disulfide reductase encodes MADNRHVRLLILGSGPAGYSAAVYAARANLEPVLLTGIQQGGQLTTTTEVENWPGDPEGLTGPDLMVRMQKHAEKFDTEIIFDHINKTDLTKRPFTLYGDSGTYTCDALIIATGASAKYLGMESEQAFMGKGVSACATCDGFFYRNQKVAVIGGGNTAVEEALYLSNIASEVHVVHRRDTFRSEKILEQRLRDKAENGNVVLHLDRTLDEVMGDEMGVTKIRIKETDGEATEELDVMGLFVAIGHKPNTDIFAEQLEMKDGYIVVNSGLHGNATQTSVEGVFAAGDVSDHIYRQAITSAGTGCMAALDAEKFLDGFMPEQG; translated from the coding sequence ATGGCAGATAACAGACATGTTCGCCTACTTATTTTAGGATCGGGCCCAGCAGGCTACTCAGCGGCAGTGTATGCAGCTAGAGCAAATCTAGAACCTGTGCTTTTAACGGGGATCCAGCAAGGCGGACAGCTTACTACGACCACAGAAGTAGAAAACTGGCCAGGCGATCCTGAAGGACTAACGGGTCCTGACCTTATGGTTCGTATGCAAAAGCATGCAGAGAAGTTCGATACTGAAATTATCTTCGACCATATTAACAAGACAGACTTAACTAAGCGTCCTTTCACCCTTTATGGTGACAGTGGCACGTACACGTGTGACGCCTTAATAATTGCTACAGGTGCATCTGCTAAATATCTTGGTATGGAATCTGAGCAAGCGTTTATGGGTAAAGGGGTTTCGGCCTGTGCTACCTGTGACGGCTTTTTCTATCGCAACCAAAAAGTAGCGGTCATTGGCGGTGGTAACACGGCCGTTGAAGAAGCCTTGTATTTATCTAACATTGCATCTGAAGTTCACGTTGTGCATCGTCGTGATACTTTCCGTAGTGAAAAAATCCTTGAGCAGCGTCTTCGCGACAAAGCTGAAAATGGCAATGTGGTATTACACTTAGACCGTACCCTTGATGAAGTCATGGGTGACGAAATGGGTGTGACGAAAATTCGCATTAAAGAAACCGATGGCGAAGCAACTGAAGAACTTGATGTAATGGGTCTTTTCGTGGCAATCGGTCACAAGCCAAATACTGACATTTTTGCTGAACAGCTTGAAATGAAAGACGGCTACATTGTGGTAAATAGCGGCCTACATGGCAATGCTACACAAACCAGTGTTGAAGGGGTATTTGCGGCCGGTGATGTGAGCGATCATATTTATCGTCAAGCAATAACGTCTGCGGGAACGGGCTGTATGGCCGCGTTAGATGCAGAAAAATTCCTAGATGGCTTTATGCCTGAGCAAGGCTAA
- the aat gene encoding leucyl/phenylalanyl-tRNA--protein transferase, with protein sequence MIALPYLDIDTPFPPVSEALDDPNGLLAFGADLSAQRLFSAYSSGIFPWFSDDEPLLWWSPNPRSIIELDDFVCSKSLRKLARQKRYKVTLNNAFDSVINACANIPRKNPNSQAPSQDTWITDDMQKAYSYLHQLGLAHSVEVWDGEELVGGLYGVGVGKVYCGESMFHKQSNTSKLAMLALVEHMKRNKMAFIDCQLPTEHLSSLGAKTIFRNEFIEKLQTSNHTLTDEGSLTDEYKHQWHPQVITP encoded by the coding sequence ATGATAGCGCTGCCTTATTTAGACATTGATACACCCTTCCCCCCTGTATCTGAAGCACTTGACGATCCAAACGGCCTATTAGCCTTTGGCGCAGATCTTAGCGCCCAGCGTCTTTTTTCGGCCTATTCTAGCGGTATATTCCCTTGGTTTAGCGATGATGAACCCTTGCTGTGGTGGTCACCTAACCCACGCTCTATTATCGAATTAGATGATTTTGTGTGTTCAAAAAGTTTACGCAAGCTAGCTCGACAAAAGCGCTACAAGGTCACTCTTAATAATGCATTCGATTCGGTAATTAATGCCTGTGCCAATATTCCTCGTAAGAACCCTAATTCACAAGCCCCCAGTCAAGACACCTGGATAACCGATGACATGCAAAAAGCCTATAGCTATTTGCATCAGCTTGGTTTAGCCCATTCTGTTGAAGTGTGGGATGGTGAAGAGCTGGTAGGAGGCTTATACGGCGTTGGTGTAGGGAAAGTGTATTGCGGTGAGTCTATGTTTCACAAACAAAGCAATACCTCTAAATTGGCTATGCTAGCGTTGGTTGAGCACATGAAACGTAACAAGATGGCATTCATTGATTGTCAGTTGCCAACGGAGCATCTTAGCTCGCTAGGTGCGAAAACCATTTTCCGTAACGAATTTATTGAAAAACTGCAGACTAGCAACCACACTCTAACCGATGAAGGCTCTTTGACTGATGAATACAAGCATCAGTGGCACCCGCAGGTTATCACACCGTGA